In Candidatus Nomurabacteria bacterium, the following proteins share a genomic window:
- the rpoC gene encoding DNA-directed RNA polymerase subunit beta', which produces MSTKTSSFTKQAPAAPTNFTEISLRLAAPETILDWSHGEVTKPETINYRTQRPEKHGLFDERIFGPVEDYECSCKKYRGIRYKGIVCEKCGVEVTRAIVRRERMGHIDLCIPVSHIWFLRGVPSRIAMILGITASAVEKVIYFAGYIITKVSEEDRARLLKELDTEYKTKVKSLQNEEAKEALKSRMEEMRREIEGVNPGVVLDELTFHRYSIKYSTLFEARIGAEAIYDLFKQVDLPKLLEQLEKERETAGAMERAKLDKRLSLVRGMINAGVRPEWMFLVRIPVIPPAIRPMVALEGGRHASSDLNDLYRRVINRNNRLKKLIDIQAPDVILRNEKRILQEAVDALIDNSIRHGGGAYSAMSQAQRRPLKSLSDYLKSKQGYFRQNLLGKRVDYSGRSVIVIGPELALDQCGLPKHMALELFRPFVVAELLKQELAYNIRGAGRLIEDGVPEVWAILEDVIKSRHVLLNRAPTLHRQGIQAFRPVLIEGNAIQVHPLVCRAFNADFDGDQMAVHVPLSEEAQLEAKEIISANKNILKPGSAEPVVSEKLLDMALGAYWMTKIIEGAKGEGKFFASPNDAINAFDYGVIDFRAKVKVLATDTEKYQQFEGKIFETTVGRLIFNSVLPSDHHFINDVVIQKTLFTVIIDIIDSRGPEAVPPIVDKLKRLGLRYATKSGVTWGIDEVSVPKEKTAILDKSRAEELSVIEAYDEGLISRDERRRMIVEIWHRAKTEIEKALPETLDENGSAFEMWKSGARGSLGQIAQMAGMKGLIVNTRGETIEFPILSSMKEGMSPIEYFITTHGSRKGLADTALQTAKAGYLTRRLFVVAQDAIVTESDCKTKQGVNINRISASGIEIAFSKAIKGRILAEDAIDTKGRVIFPKGHLLTRLDAIAVEESTCESVVVRSPMTCKTLRGVCQHCYGIDLSTNQLVDIGEAVGTVAAQAIGEPGTQLTMNTKHAGGAASQGGDVTQGLPRVEEVFEKRQPKIPAVVSKCEGQVVGIRTEGREKVIVVAPDMTAKGAPKKKDNIEYEVHYRRVVAVSKGDTVKAGQLLTDGSALLPELFKFGGQEITQDYIISEVNKIYELQGVTIARKHIELIVKQMMSRVKITSSGESPFTVGDVVEEWIFVEENNKLKEAGKEVAKAEKLILGITETSLSRKSFLSAASFQNTTRVLINAAVKGSHDNLAGLMENVIIGKLIPAGSGFEGSRKYEMIEKMEK; this is translated from the coding sequence ATGTCTACTAAAACATCATCATTCACCAAACAAGCTCCGGCTGCTCCAACTAATTTTACTGAGATTAGTTTGCGCTTAGCTGCCCCGGAGACCATTCTTGATTGGTCACACGGAGAGGTGACAAAGCCGGAAACTATTAATTATCGTACCCAGCGTCCAGAAAAGCATGGTCTATTTGACGAACGTATTTTTGGTCCGGTTGAGGACTATGAGTGTTCGTGTAAAAAGTATCGAGGTATCCGCTACAAAGGAATCGTCTGTGAAAAATGTGGAGTGGAAGTGACTCGTGCGATTGTACGTCGAGAACGAATGGGACACATTGATCTTTGTATTCCAGTGTCACACATCTGGTTTTTGCGTGGTGTACCAAGTCGAATCGCCATGATTCTCGGTATTACTGCTTCTGCGGTAGAAAAGGTTATCTACTTCGCCGGATACATCATCACTAAAGTTAGTGAGGAGGATAGAGCCCGTTTGCTCAAGGAGCTAGACACTGAATACAAGACCAAAGTAAAGTCTCTACAAAACGAAGAAGCCAAGGAAGCTCTCAAGTCTCGAATGGAGGAAATGCGTCGTGAGATTGAAGGAGTTAATCCTGGAGTGGTTCTAGATGAGTTAACTTTCCATCGCTATTCAATTAAGTACAGTACTTTATTTGAAGCTCGAATTGGAGCGGAGGCAATTTATGACTTGTTTAAGCAGGTTGATCTACCAAAGCTTTTGGAACAACTAGAAAAAGAACGAGAGACAGCTGGAGCCATGGAACGAGCTAAGCTTGATAAGCGTCTATCGCTAGTGCGCGGTATGATTAATGCTGGTGTACGTCCGGAGTGGATGTTCTTGGTACGTATTCCTGTCATCCCACCAGCGATTCGTCCGATGGTAGCCCTTGAGGGTGGACGTCACGCTTCTTCAGACCTAAACGATCTTTACCGTCGAGTAATCAACCGTAACAACCGTCTTAAGAAATTGATTGATATTCAGGCTCCGGATGTGATTTTGCGTAATGAAAAGCGTATCTTGCAGGAAGCGGTTGACGCTTTGATCGACAACTCAATCCGTCATGGTGGCGGTGCTTACTCAGCCATGAGTCAAGCTCAACGTCGTCCTCTTAAGTCATTGTCTGACTATCTAAAGAGTAAGCAAGGATACTTCCGTCAAAACCTACTTGGTAAGCGTGTAGACTACTCTGGACGTTCAGTGATTGTGATTGGTCCGGAGTTGGCACTTGATCAGTGTGGTCTACCTAAGCATATGGCACTGGAGCTTTTCCGACCGTTTGTGGTGGCTGAACTATTGAAACAGGAGTTGGCTTATAACATTCGTGGTGCTGGCCGCTTGATTGAAGATGGTGTGCCAGAGGTATGGGCGATTTTGGAAGATGTTATTAAGAGTCGTCATGTACTTCTAAACCGAGCACCGACTTTGCACCGTCAGGGTATTCAGGCTTTTCGGCCGGTATTGATCGAAGGTAATGCGATTCAAGTGCACCCACTGGTTTGTCGTGCTTTCAACGCAGACTTCGACGGTGACCAGATGGCGGTACACGTACCTTTGTCAGAAGAGGCACAGTTGGAAGCTAAAGAGATTATTTCAGCTAACAAAAATATTCTTAAGCCAGGTTCAGCTGAGCCAGTGGTTTCTGAAAAATTGCTTGATATGGCGCTTGGTGCCTACTGGATGACAAAGATAATTGAAGGAGCAAAGGGTGAAGGTAAATTCTTTGCCTCACCAAATGACGCCATCAATGCTTTTGATTACGGGGTTATTGACTTTAGGGCTAAGGTTAAGGTTTTGGCTACTGATACCGAAAAATACCAACAGTTTGAAGGTAAGATTTTTGAAACTACAGTGGGGCGTTTGATCTTCAACAGTGTTTTGCCGTCAGACCATCATTTTATAAATGATGTTGTGATTCAAAAAACTCTCTTCACAGTGATTATTGATATCATTGACTCTCGTGGCCCAGAAGCGGTACCACCGATTGTCGATAAACTAAAGCGTCTTGGTTTACGATACGCTACTAAGTCAGGTGTGACTTGGGGTATTGATGAAGTGAGTGTGCCAAAAGAAAAAACAGCAATTTTAGATAAATCTAGAGCTGAGGAATTGTCTGTTATTGAGGCTTATGATGAAGGTCTGATCTCGCGCGACGAACGCCGCCGTATGATTGTAGAAATCTGGCACCGTGCGAAAACTGAAATTGAGAAAGCTTTGCCTGAAACATTGGACGAAAACGGGTCGGCTTTTGAAATGTGGAAGTCTGGGGCTAGAGGTTCACTAGGACAGATTGCTCAGATGGCTGGTATGAAAGGTTTGATTGTAAACACTCGTGGTGAGACAATTGAATTCCCGATTCTTTCTTCAATGAAGGAAGGTATGTCTCCGATTGAGTACTTTATTACCACTCACGGTTCTCGTAAGGGTCTGGCTGACACCGCTCTCCAGACCGCTAAGGCTGGATATTTGACTCGCCGTCTCTTCGTGGTAGCACAGGACGCGATTGTAACTGAGTCAGATTGTAAAACTAAGCAGGGTGTCAACATAAATCGTATCTCTGCTTCCGGAATTGAGATTGCTTTCTCAAAGGCTATTAAGGGTAGAATCTTGGCTGAAGACGCGATTGATACTAAGGGTCGAGTGATTTTCCCTAAGGGACATCTACTTACTCGTCTTGATGCAATCGCAGTTGAGGAGTCAACTTGTGAGTCGGTGGTGGTTCGTTCACCAATGACTTGTAAGACACTGCGTGGTGTCTGTCAGCACTGTTATGGTATCGATCTTTCAACCAACCAACTGGTGGACATTGGTGAGGCGGTAGGTACGGTAGCAGCGCAAGCGATTGGTGAGCCGGGTACTCAGCTAACTATGAACACCAAGCACGCCGGAGGTGCAGCTTCTCAAGGTGGAGACGTAACTCAGGGTCTGCCGCGTGTGGAAGAAGTATTTGAAAAACGTCAGCCAAAGATTCCGGCTGTGGTATCTAAGTGTGAGGGGCAGGTAGTAGGTATTCGTACTGAAGGACGAGAGAAGGTGATAGTGGTGGCTCCAGATATGACGGCTAAGGGAGCGCCAAAGAAGAAAGATAATATCGAGTACGAAGTACACTATCGTCGTGTGGTGGCGGTATCGAAGGGTGACACTGTAAAAGCTGGTCAGCTACTAACTGACGGATCAGCCCTACTGCCGGAACTCTTCAAGTTTGGTGGACAAGAAATTACTCAAGACTACATTATTTCTGAAGTAAACAAGATCTACGAACTTCAGGGTGTGACCATTGCTCGTAAGCATATCGAGTTGATTGTTAAGCAAATGATGTCTCGAGTAAAAATCACCAGCTCTGGCGAAAGTCCATTTACTGTTGGTGATGTGGTAGAGGAGTGGATTTTCGTTGAAGAAAACAATAAGTTGAAAGAAGCTGGTAAGGAAGTAGCTAAGGCTGAAAAACTTATCCTTGGTATTACCGAAACGTCACTATCACGTAAGAGCTTCTTGTCAGCTGCTTCTTTCCAAAACACTACTCGCGTCTTGATCAACGCAGCGGTGAAGGGAAGTCATGATAATCTCGCGGGACTAATGGAAAATGTGATTATTGGTAAGCTTATCCCAGCTGGTTCTGGCTTTGAGGGAAGCAGGAAGTACGAGATGATCGAAAAGATGGAGAAGTAA
- a CDS encoding IS30 family transposase, with amino-acid sequence MSHKQIGPEDWPVISRMLKAGYSGVEIAHIINKDPSAVNRHIKAYGGRDRYDAREVRRKKKQARIIAMEGTRILKGVLLREVKRLLKQHYSPEQIVGVRDDISASTIYRYINERAPHLKQFLRSQKGKYRRKRGTKIREKVRERAKKRRIDERPPIIERRSRLGDWEGDTMLGRDKRVRIVTFVDRRSGYLIAYLLPKLNATLLTKLAVEKFRRIPKNKRKTATFDNGTEFSDWERFEKQTSMTVYFAYPYHSWERGTNENTNGLLRQYFPKDLDFNTITPQELSEAVRRINHRPRKRHNFKSPHQIFWK; translated from the coding sequence ATGTCACACAAACAAATAGGACCGGAAGACTGGCCGGTTATTTCACGTATGCTCAAAGCGGGATACTCAGGAGTGGAGATTGCGCACATTATCAACAAAGATCCAAGTGCGGTTAATAGACATATTAAAGCGTATGGTGGTCGGGATAGATACGATGCTCGCGAGGTTCGCAGAAAGAAAAAACAGGCACGTATCATTGCTATGGAAGGTACTAGAATACTCAAAGGAGTATTATTACGAGAAGTGAAACGATTATTAAAACAACACTACTCACCGGAACAGATAGTCGGAGTACGTGATGACATCTCTGCGAGCACTATCTACCGATACATTAACGAACGAGCTCCACACCTTAAACAATTTCTTCGTTCTCAGAAAGGCAAGTATCGGCGCAAACGAGGCACCAAAATACGTGAAAAAGTTCGTGAAAGAGCCAAGAAACGTCGTATTGATGAACGACCGCCCATTATTGAACGTCGCTCCCGTTTGGGAGATTGGGAGGGAGATACTATGCTGGGAAGAGACAAACGAGTACGTATTGTCACCTTCGTTGATCGCAGAAGCGGGTATCTAATTGCGTATCTTCTGCCAAAATTAAATGCTACTTTACTCACTAAACTGGCGGTGGAAAAATTCAGGCGTATACCCAAAAACAAACGAAAGACCGCTACCTTTGATAACGGTACCGAGTTCAGTGACTGGGAACGGTTTGAGAAACAAACGAGTATGACTGTGTACTTTGCTTATCCATACCACTCTTGGGAGCGTGGTACCAATGAAAATACTAACGGGCTACTTCGACAATATTTTCCGAAAGACTTGGATTTCAACACCATTACTCCACAAGAACTTTCTGAAGCGGTTCGTCGTATAAATCATCGTCCTAGAAAGAGACATAATTTCAAGTCTCCACATCAGATATTTTGGAAGTGA
- the dnaG gene encoding DNA primase translates to MSDTVQQIKDRLNIIDVISPYVELHKAGRHFKARCPFHNEKTPSFNVSPERGMYHCYGCGVGGDMFTFIQEIEGVDFKEALKMLADKAGVPLVPVSPQKKTEQDRSYGVLEEATVFYEASLRENTEVQQYILKRGVLAATMATWRLGFAPGPPEAGWRAAKEYLSGKGYTKDELLRAGLIKGGEDGKEPYDVFRKRVMFPIFNQGGKVVAFSGRTVEKGDDIPKYVNSPETELFKKSEILYGYHKAKHGIRQLGFSLIVEGQFDVVMSHQAGYSNTVAVSGTALTVEHVQLLERLSDKVVLALDADKAGIAAIKKAADLMLRRGLDVKVAVMPEGADPADMILRDPKEFKQIVGKSVHVIEFLLSILAQAKLEERTFKLRAREEVLPYVLLLPNRIDQDHFTIKIAEALGTTKDAVHFELERLSESAEHSAKVVPSVNQGKVVSKKDVGANGEKRKETLLTYLLGVLPLFKPEVTERLVKEIEVNTELSLVEIENIIPKSELAEVTFRMEAALDQYPRKVFEDEVVHAFNQLREVMIRQKLQMARKKISEAEKEGDTETVASSMKEVGELQLERQRVPYDQTLIH, encoded by the coding sequence ATGAGTGATACTGTTCAGCAAATCAAAGACCGTCTCAACATTATTGATGTGATTTCTCCCTACGTGGAGCTTCATAAAGCCGGGCGACATTTTAAAGCGCGGTGTCCTTTTCATAATGAAAAAACCCCATCTTTTAACGTGTCACCAGAGCGTGGAATGTATCATTGTTATGGTTGTGGCGTTGGTGGTGATATGTTTACTTTTATCCAAGAAATTGAAGGGGTAGATTTTAAAGAGGCTTTAAAGATGTTGGCTGATAAGGCTGGGGTTCCGTTGGTACCAGTATCGCCACAGAAAAAGACTGAGCAGGATCGCTCTTATGGGGTACTCGAAGAAGCAACTGTTTTTTATGAAGCTTCTTTACGGGAAAATACTGAAGTACAGCAATACATTTTAAAGCGCGGAGTGTTGGCCGCTACAATGGCGACGTGGCGACTAGGCTTTGCGCCCGGTCCACCGGAAGCTGGTTGGCGCGCGGCCAAAGAATATCTAAGTGGTAAGGGGTACACCAAGGATGAGCTTTTAAGGGCTGGTTTAATCAAAGGTGGAGAGGATGGTAAAGAGCCATATGATGTATTTCGTAAGCGGGTGATGTTTCCGATTTTTAATCAGGGTGGGAAAGTGGTGGCTTTTTCCGGGCGGACAGTAGAAAAAGGGGATGATATACCCAAGTATGTAAATTCACCGGAGACAGAACTATTTAAGAAGTCTGAAATACTTTATGGTTATCATAAGGCTAAGCATGGTATTAGGCAGCTTGGTTTTTCCTTGATAGTAGAGGGGCAGTTTGATGTAGTGATGAGTCATCAAGCTGGTTATAGCAATACTGTAGCGGTCTCGGGGACGGCTCTGACGGTGGAGCATGTGCAACTACTTGAGCGATTGTCGGACAAAGTGGTGTTGGCACTTGATGCTGATAAAGCTGGAATCGCTGCTATCAAGAAAGCGGCAGATTTGATGCTTCGTCGTGGCTTAGACGTGAAGGTGGCAGTAATGCCGGAGGGAGCTGATCCGGCTGATATGATTTTGCGTGACCCGAAAGAATTTAAACAGATTGTTGGGAAGTCAGTCCATGTTATTGAGTTTTTGTTATCAATTCTAGCTCAAGCTAAGCTTGAGGAGCGAACCTTTAAGTTGAGAGCTAGAGAGGAGGTTTTGCCCTACGTTTTGCTTCTGCCTAATAGGATTGATCAAGATCATTTTACTATCAAAATTGCTGAAGCACTTGGTACAACCAAGGACGCTGTTCATTTTGAGTTGGAGCGTTTAAGCGAATCGGCGGAACATTCAGCTAAAGTTGTTCCGAGTGTAAATCAAGGTAAAGTAGTATCAAAAAAAGATGTTGGTGCTAACGGAGAAAAAAGAAAGGAAACACTATTAACTTATCTGCTGGGGGTATTACCACTTTTTAAACCTGAGGTCACAGAGCGTTTAGTAAAAGAAATTGAAGTTAATACAGAATTATCCTTAGTAGAAATTGAAAATATTATTCCAAAGTCAGAGTTAGCAGAGGTAACTTTTCGTATGGAAGCGGCGCTTGACCAGTACCCGCGCAAGGTTTTTGAGGACGAGGTTGTCCATGCTTTTAACCAACTACGAGAGGTGATGATTAGGCAAAAATTGCAGATGGCTAGAAAAAAGATCAGTGAAGCGGAAAAAGAGGGTGATACTGAGACGGTGGCTAGTAGTATGAAGGAGGTGGGGGAACTGCAATTAGAGCGTCAGAGGGTCCCGTATGACCAAACTCTCATACACTAA
- a CDS encoding sigma-70 family RNA polymerase sigma factor, whose amino-acid sequence MAIKASKKTTKTASKKAAKTVNKTNKKNTVKKAPTKAKTPAKKVSKKTDKTATKVAKKPVKKSTAKPKAKAKVVTKKPVKTKTKATKTTKAATNKTTKSTAKKPAAKNPTKATKSAKKKTLTKSERILELKAAELMQMGRERGYITYDELLRSFPEIEKDIEFLDVLYERFSIAGIDVLQSGGMLGEDPSVEVIAQKNAFKRSDSSYDSIQMYLREIGQYPLLNAHEERVLAKRIVEGDEEARNLLARANLRLVVSIAKKYVGRSPDLTLLDLIQEGNLGLFKAVDKFDFTKGFKFSTYATWWIRQAITRALADQSRTIRIPVHMVETMAKYKQVSRRLSQDLGREPMPEEIATEMGVEVEKVYQIEKISQDTISLELPVGDEDDRSRLSDFISDDKIVSPDQEVAHSILTDQITEILDTLSEKERKILEMRHGLLDGTYHTLEEVGKEFGVTRERIRQIEAKALEKIRQHEKARRLKSY is encoded by the coding sequence ATGGCTATAAAAGCAAGTAAAAAGACAACTAAAACAGCAAGTAAAAAAGCGGCCAAAACCGTAAACAAAACCAACAAAAAAAACACAGTAAAAAAAGCTCCTACCAAAGCCAAGACACCGGCTAAAAAAGTGTCTAAAAAAACTGACAAGACTGCTACCAAAGTAGCTAAAAAACCGGTAAAAAAATCAACGGCTAAACCAAAAGCTAAAGCTAAGGTGGTAACTAAAAAACCTGTAAAAACTAAGACTAAGGCTACCAAAACAACTAAAGCAGCCACTAATAAAACAACCAAGTCGACAGCTAAAAAACCAGCAGCTAAAAATCCAACTAAGGCTACTAAAAGCGCGAAGAAAAAGACCTTGACCAAGAGCGAGAGGATTCTCGAGCTAAAGGCGGCCGAGTTGATGCAGATGGGGCGCGAGCGTGGTTACATAACTTACGACGAGCTACTTCGCTCTTTTCCTGAGATAGAAAAAGACATCGAATTCTTAGATGTCTTGTATGAGCGTTTTTCAATTGCTGGAATTGATGTTTTGCAAAGCGGTGGAATGTTGGGTGAAGATCCGAGTGTTGAAGTAATTGCTCAAAAAAACGCTTTCAAGCGTAGTGACAGTAGCTATGATTCTATCCAAATGTATTTGCGAGAAATTGGGCAATATCCACTTTTGAACGCCCATGAGGAAAGAGTATTGGCAAAGAGAATTGTCGAAGGGGATGAGGAAGCGAGAAATCTTTTGGCTCGCGCCAACTTACGTCTAGTGGTATCGATTGCGAAGAAGTATGTCGGACGCTCACCGGATCTGACTTTGCTAGACCTTATTCAGGAAGGAAACCTAGGTCTTTTCAAGGCGGTAGATAAGTTTGACTTTACCAAAGGCTTTAAGTTTTCTACTTATGCTACTTGGTGGATTCGTCAAGCGATTACTCGTGCGTTGGCCGATCAGTCTCGTACGATTCGTATTCCAGTCCACATGGTAGAAACTATGGCTAAGTACAAGCAGGTGTCACGACGTCTATCTCAGGACCTTGGGCGAGAACCAATGCCGGAAGAGATTGCTACTGAAATGGGGGTAGAAGTAGAAAAAGTGTATCAGATCGAAAAAATTAGTCAGGACACTATCTCACTTGAACTTCCGGTCGGTGATGAGGATGATCGGTCTCGACTTTCTGACTTTATTTCTGACGACAAAATTGTGTCTCCAGACCAGGAGGTGGCACATAGTATTTTGACCGACCAAATCACTGAAATTTTAGATACTTTGTCAGAAAAGGAAAGAAAGATTCTCGAAATGCGCCATGGACTTTTGGACGGTACTTACCATACCCTTGAAGAAGTAGGTAAAGAATTTGGCGTGACTCGTGAGCGTATTCGTCAGATCGAAGCGAAGGCTTTGGAGAAGATAAGGCAACATGAGAAGGCACGCAGACTAAAATCCTACTAA